A genomic window from Phormidium ambiguum IAM M-71 includes:
- a CDS encoding DUF4351 domain-containing protein, whose translation MIFTSRCGILAMIDHDRLFKELLTTFFFQFIELFFPEVATYLERDSLTFLDKEIFTDVTAGEQYEADLVAKVRFRGEESFFLIHTLPEGMPEAEVGCYMFTRFTRLYEKYGFPVYPVVIFPYYVPLHLKRDTYRLEFVNQDIVRFNYKVIYLAELHWRDFLHYRNPVAIALMAKMRVAPEERLTVITECLRMMGMVTLDSAKKLLIARFVDANLPLPAVEGRKFLLSLLMNSLKRCLGEISSEVEARICNLSIEQIAELGKEQFKFSDAADLVDWLDREVTN comes from the coding sequence ATGATTTTCACATCTAGGTGTGGCATCTTAGCGATGATCGATCATGACCGTTTATTCAAAGAACTACTAACAACCTTCTTTTTCCAGTTCATCGAGTTATTTTTCCCCGAAGTAGCAACATATCTAGAACGTGACTCGCTGACTTTTCTGGATAAAGAGATTTTCACCGATGTTACCGCAGGCGAACAATACGAAGCCGACTTAGTGGCAAAAGTCAGATTTCGAGGTGAAGAGTCATTTTTCCTGATTCACACCTTGCCTGAAGGGATGCCAGAAGCCGAAGTTGGTTGCTATATGTTTACCCGCTTTACTCGACTTTACGAAAAATATGGATTCCCGGTTTACCCAGTGGTCATTTTTCCCTACTATGTACCTCTGCATCTGAAACGAGACACATATCGGCTTGAGTTTGTCAATCAGGACATTGTGAGATTTAACTACAAAGTCATCTATTTGGCTGAGTTACACTGGCGAGATTTTTTACATTATCGGAATCCGGTTGCGATCGCACTTATGGCTAAAATGAGGGTTGCGCCAGAGGAACGCCTGACTGTAATAACTGAATGTTTACGGATGATGGGTATGGTTACTCTAGATTCGGCAAAAAAGCTTTTGATTGCTCGATTTGTAGATGCTAATCTGCCATTACCAGCCGTAGAAGGGCGAAAGTTTTTATTATCCTTGCTTATGAATTCGCTCAAGCGTTGCTTAGGCGAAATTAGTTCTGAGGTAGAAGCGCGAATTTGCAATTTATCGATAGAACAGATAGCGGAATTGGGAAAGGAACAGTTTAAATTTTCAGATGCAGCTGATTTGGTTGATTGGTTAGATAGAGAGGTAACGAATTAA